The sequence CACTTATTTATTTGTTGCATAACCCCCGTAGACGCTGCCGTAATTCCTTGCAAACCATCTAGAgacttcttctacttcttgtaAACCCTCTTGAAACTTCTTCAAATCGGTAACCCCTATCGACCATCCACCTGTCCAATCGATTCAGTGTCGTGGAAAGTACGTGTTATTACTACTAGCTGATGTGGTTATTTCATtacatatattaataaaaaattacctttCTCTATATGAACTAGCTATTGTTGTATAACTTGCCTTGGTCtccaaaaattttacaacaGGTCTTCTTTGTGCCCTATCATCATATAATAAAACATGTCCTTCTTTTGTGCAGCAATAACTTAAATGAGGATCTTCAGATGAAAACATTATACCTCTTACTGATGTAGGAATCGGTAAATTAAGGGAGTCATGACCTAACTAAAAATTAATTGGATTAATAGAATTTGCCTCCTCTAAACTCTTTATACCACATTTTAAGCAATATACATTATCAACTGTATATTTTCTGTTACTGGTTCTATTTGAACTAAATTACAGTCAGTTTCTAATGTTCTGGATAAATGCATCTTCAAGGTAATTATGAGTTCAAGTGAAAAATCCTGACACAAgacaatttttatatgttagattactttttgtgaataaaattattcgCCTACATCATTCtgtgtataatttttcaatgtgaatgttcaaaaaaaagtaatttcatttcaaaaaaacaagAGTAGTTGTGAAGTATGTCGCAACTGACAGtccattaattatatttttgcctaaaaagtatttgaaattattctatattgCTAGACatcgttaataatttttaacagaaaagaacaaaaattacaTGAATCTGGAATTGTCGgaaatttttccaaaactgCATCACAAAAATGGATGCGATGGTAAATTTCGAGGAAACTCTATCAAAACTTACGTAATGATGAAAAACATCTGTgttgagaattttgaaaaagagaaatagagtcgatataaaattaaacaacTTCAGGAACTAACAAATGATAATCCAGATTGCTGATtagaattttgtgaaatactTACAAATAGATTCTAATGTAATCTGATGCTAAAACcatttggaaaaataatcaaaattgcaAGTTACACAGGGAATAAATCGGAATtagttgataaaatatatatatatatatatatatatatatatatatatatatatatatatatatatatatatatatatatatatattattttcaatcaagTGCAGTGAGATCGCAACTTAAATGTCTATGtctaaaaatttgttgtacAGAAAAATCTAATTGGAATGAGCTCATACTGTTACTCTGGTATGTGTAGAACCAAATGATTGGTAAAAAAGCAGGATTCAAACTGACCCTTTTTGTTGAGATAACATTTCCAGCTTCTAAAAATATTTGCTCGCATGAAATAGTGCCAGATGGTGCTGCTGAGAAATAATGGTTTGTtaacgcagttttattttttttatcgtattgatgaccttatagtctattttctaaataaaaaaaaactctcaGTATTCAggaaatagactaaaaggtcatcaataggaaaacaaaaatacaacTACATTAAGGaaccataaaatatcaaataaacataaattcaataataaagattcaaaaattcttggaagagaatctaatacatgaaaaaaaaatttttagaaattgttcatattcataaaaacgaaaaagctataaattataaaaaacacctaaataatttaagtaaaatttatagtctatttgtaaattctaataaatcttcaaattgattgattaagtactggtacatatttgagatgtaaggactaaggaaaaattaatttttcttattagaaaaaagttctagtttgattttatttgtatttcgaTATTTATGATGAAGGActaaagaaaagttgaaaagtcaaaatttatctttcttccaaaaaataatatgtatatatacatataccaATAccacccatcaatttgggttttcaagtaacaaatgcacaaatgatgctatttTCTCTCTAATAATGtgtactctagcctaaacagccatcactccactgcaacaactttttgtgatttttctaaggcttttgATTGTGTTTgatcataatattttgattaaattgcagtactacggtttcaggggaacacctctcgcatggttaaagtcataccttaccaacagaagtcaacttgtaagggttgatacaatgATATCATCTTGCAAGCCattagaatgtggagtgcctcaaggCTCAGTATTAGGccctattttatttcttctgtttatcaACAACATCAcatatctagacatcagtggtaaaatacaTCTATTTGCAGACACTATTTTCTCTTGGAGCAGCCCTGATCTCTCGACACTTCCTAGGactatatctagtgacctaatcatccttaaatcatggtgcaattcaatcttctctgtctcactgtttttaaaaccaaagttttattattattaaatattaaataacaccactaTTGTCGTCGTTGAACAATTAAGCTCCTCCTGTATTGCGctaagatcagtttccaaagaagtgaacttatccacctccttaacagtctattatgtccttattgagtcgcatctccaaTACGtccgaatcttcaaactacaaaagagagctgttataTATTTACTAGGACttaacagcagggctcactgctgGGACTTctttaagaaattaaaaattttgactcttccttccttactcatctttgaatccgtttgcctaattcgtaagcaggcttctccaatttcagaaagatcatTGCACTCCACTTAGGAACAAGGAGCACGAActtatctacctactccacattcagaattagtcaagggctcaatattttataatgcaaaaaaaaatgcacaatcacttaccaattgaaattaaattgttatcATCTTTCCCGCATTCCAcaataatttgagagcatatttactggaaagtgcatTCTCTGTAAAtaacttctattctaataataatattcaattctggacatgctgcatagcacattaatttttgttatggacttatttactaattattacttattactattacctacAATTTAGTTACTCATTATAGtattattctgtatattgaaattttatttcatttgttttatctttatttagttatttttatgtttgctttttagtttttataagcttttgtctacaaattgtaacaattttttgacaataaagcatctctctctctctctcaattTAGCCAGGGACTGTACATGTGAGCATATCCTAGCTGAAGTAgattatataagaaaactttACTGTAGTCAACTCATGTTTCATCCCGCAATTAAGTGAAAAAGCAGCATTAACTGTAAGTCTATAATACattcttattttcaaacaatgtaTGTTATATATACCAAACAAAATGTTTTGAGTGATCACTAATCTATCAATATCAATACAACAAATTTGTTCATACTGAGATCTTCAATAGAAATTCAAACTTACTGATTTGGCTTTAAAAATGCATTTCTGCATTTCTATATCCCATATCTTGAAATCATTATGTTCACCACCTGTTCCTATACAATTCCTATTATCGTTACATGAAATGGAGTTAAGTGTTTCGTTTTCACctaaatttaaatcaaaatggtTGTTACTGTTTCcattccaaatatttataatcccatcagattttccaacaataagtGAGGTTTTTAAATAGCTTAGACCAACAGTACTACCTTTGCCAAACAAATTAGTAACTTCTTGAATATAAGTATTCTGTATAGAATCAAATATATGTACACATCCAttcttataaccaataaaaattttttttcgttcagTATCAAATGTTAAAGCAGTTACTTCCGAGATGAAATCTGGTTTCACATGCCGTATCCCCGTAGGTTTGTCCGTCGTGGctataaatattgatacaattacaattttaaaataacaaatttaaatgtATACTTACATAGCAAAAAACCTCTGGCAGTACCAATATAACAATTAAATCGAGTTAATTCCATTGATTACCtaactaaattatatattcactTATTTCTAATACAAAAAGCAGTATCGCACTCAACTACCACTATTAAAAAATGCAACTGCTTGCTTCATAAAAATAAAGGTTATGTATGtcttttaacaatttcttctttttcgccGTTTTTTTCTGTCGTGTTTTGGGGATAACTTACGCAGGTATATTAAACGGATATAACGTTTCGGGAATATTCTAGAAAATTGATGAACGTACGCGTTCTCATTCGATAAAGAATAAGCATAATAATttcgagtatataatcttagTAATAATCTACATTTTCGTATGACTGGAATCTAATTTAATTGTGGCAATATCAACTTCGATGCTGTTAATATTATCCTTGTGTATATATTGCCTCGAGGAGTAGAAtttaatgaatagtttttaatgAAGACCCAAGAGGATTTAAACGTTAAAAACATtctaaatttcttcaatttattatttctcagaccttttgatatgttcatGTTTCTAagtgttcttgattttaggtctcttctgcttcattttttattacaatttaaaatttcaattcattttttctcaattttttattgtgattatgtgctttttcaacttttgtttttattattgtttaggTATTACTTTAACGAAAATTAATGTAGTACAGCCATTCAAGCTTAAAATCGACCGAAACCTCTCAATTTTGAAGACCTAATAgatcttgaaaatttggaattaagttcaTTTTCTTACTTAGTCCacacttgaaataaacacacttatttccagccatttctaaaaattgtaaagaagaagtgattatttgttatataaatacattttagtaagTAGCTCgctaaatatacagttttttttcgaaattgtaagctgtatattaattgtaataatatccacttaccttaaaaatgaaatatatatccaagttcaaagattctcaaataaaaaaataatccaaatgcaCAACCAACAAAACTCAATAATAACACAacacaatacaataatgaactcaaataacaaatttgctATAGGCActcaaaataagaaactttacaacacagcttaagggttgaatataatattttaaataattttggccCATCTGTTATTGGGGTAATTCGGCAACCAAAGCTAAGAAAACACGTAATTCAAGCTACG comes from Diorhabda carinulata isolate Delta chromosome 8, icDioCari1.1, whole genome shotgun sequence and encodes:
- the LOC130897279 gene encoding WD repeat-containing protein 74; protein product: MELTRFNCYIGTARGFLLSTTDKPTGIRHVKPDFISEVTALTFDTERKKIFIGYKNGCVHIFDSIQNTYIQEVTNLFGKGSTVGLSYLKTSLIVGKSDGIINIWNGNSNNHFDLNLGENETLNSISCNDNRNCIGTGGEHNDFKIWDIEMQKCIFKAKSLGHDSLNLPIPTSVRGIMFSSEDPHLSYCCTKEGHVLLYDDRAQRRPVVKFLETKASYTTIASSYRERQCLVGTTRGYMQLLDMKVGKCMKTFTTFAGSVTDIVCDPIEPYVFSTSLDRHLRVHHLETKELLQKTYMKVNLTTLLVTPAVKEEKKEQDERDNINSVNIEDGVDLDDEYETIFQNMEVVGEEKKKKKNKRYLEECSKKAVKRHKVKNKH